A portion of the Krasilnikovia cinnamomea genome contains these proteins:
- a CDS encoding M48 family metallopeptidase encodes MTPRLWAACALAVLVVAVVVAAAVTVPWHRPPAPRADQVDALRDFPAEQVARSRAFHAELRPATYGALVLGLVAALVLGLTPLGARLVDLVGRPFGGHWAAQAVLGGLAVVFLLEVLTLPFAAWRHTIAVRYGISTQSWGPWTLDLLKGYAVGAVLGGVVLFGFFAVVRLAPRWWWAFGAAGAAALVVLLSFVLPVVVEPIFNRFTPMADGPLRTELLALAARDGVPVRDVLVADASRRTRAVNAYVSGFGPTRRIVVYDTMLTEATPAEVVSVTAHELGHAKDQDVLTGTLLGALGAATAVVALFLLGGWSPLLRWAGVGGIGEPRAIALLLAVSTVAGLVAGPGQAFLTRRIEARADAHALALTDDPATFESMQRRLGTVNLADPDPPTWEYVMSASHPSTVERMAAARAYARGER; translated from the coding sequence ATGACCCCCCGCCTCTGGGCGGCCTGCGCCCTCGCCGTCCTCGTCGTCGCCGTGGTGGTGGCGGCGGCCGTGACCGTCCCGTGGCACCGCCCGCCCGCCCCGCGCGCCGACCAGGTGGACGCGCTGCGGGACTTCCCGGCCGAACAGGTGGCCCGCTCCCGCGCCTTCCACGCCGAGCTGCGCCCCGCCACGTACGGCGCGCTCGTGCTCGGGCTGGTCGCCGCGCTGGTGCTGGGCCTGACCCCGCTGGGTGCCCGGCTGGTCGACCTGGTGGGGCGGCCCTTCGGCGGGCACTGGGCCGCGCAGGCCGTGCTCGGCGGGCTCGCCGTGGTGTTCCTGCTCGAGGTGCTCACCCTGCCGTTCGCCGCGTGGCGCCACACCATCGCGGTCCGGTACGGCATCTCCACCCAGTCCTGGGGCCCGTGGACGCTCGACCTGCTCAAGGGGTATGCGGTCGGCGCGGTGCTCGGCGGGGTCGTCCTGTTCGGCTTCTTCGCGGTGGTGCGCCTGGCACCGCGCTGGTGGTGGGCGTTCGGGGCGGCCGGGGCCGCCGCGCTCGTGGTGCTGCTGTCCTTCGTGCTGCCGGTGGTCGTCGAGCCGATCTTCAACCGGTTCACCCCGATGGCCGACGGGCCGTTGCGCACCGAGCTGCTGGCACTGGCCGCCCGCGACGGGGTGCCGGTGCGCGACGTGCTCGTGGCGGACGCCTCGCGGCGCACCCGCGCGGTCAACGCGTACGTGTCGGGGTTCGGGCCGACCCGGCGCATCGTCGTGTACGACACGATGCTGACCGAGGCCACCCCCGCCGAGGTGGTCTCCGTGACCGCGCACGAGCTGGGCCACGCCAAGGACCAGGACGTGCTCACCGGCACCCTGCTCGGCGCGCTCGGCGCGGCGACGGCCGTGGTGGCCCTGTTCCTGCTCGGCGGCTGGAGCCCGCTGCTGCGGTGGGCCGGGGTGGGCGGCATCGGCGAGCCCCGGGCGATCGCCCTGCTCCTCGCGGTGAGCACGGTCGCCGGGCTGGTGGCGGGCCCCGGACAGGCGTTCCTCACCCGCCGGATCGAGGCGCGGGCCGACGCGCACGCGCTCGCGCTGACCGACGACCCGGCCACCTTCGAGTCCATGCAGCGCCGCCTCGGCACGGTCAACCTCGCCGACCCCGACCCGCCGACCTGGGAGTACGTCATGTCCGCCTCGCACCCGTCCACCGTGGAGCGGATGGCCGCGGCCCGCGCGTACGCCCGGGGTGAGCGCTGA
- a CDS encoding glycosyltransferase family 4 protein produces the protein MGRTLLITNDFPPRPGGIQQFVHNLAVRQPAGSVVVYASTWRGAAKFDAEQPFEVVREDTGVLLPTPAVARRAAELARAHDCDSVWFGAAAPLGLLADGLRRRAGVTRAVGLTHGHEIGWAALPGARQLLRRIADGADVLTYLGEYQRVRLARALGERTELHRLAPGVDVDAFHPDVDGAAVRARYGLTDRPVIVCVSRLVPRKGQDTLIRALPEVRRRVPGAALLLGSGGPYRKTLARLAREHGVESDVVFTGSVPWAELPALFAAGDVYAMPCRTRAAGLDVEGLGIVYLEASATGLPVVGGDSGGAPDAVRDGETGYVVGGRDLAALTERLVELLSDPAKARAMGAAGRAWVEREWRWEQQADRMAALLRT, from the coding sequence ATGGGCCGCACGCTGCTGATCACCAACGACTTCCCGCCCCGGCCCGGCGGCATCCAGCAGTTCGTGCACAACCTGGCCGTACGCCAGCCCGCCGGTTCCGTGGTGGTCTACGCCTCCACCTGGCGGGGGGCGGCGAAGTTCGACGCCGAGCAGCCGTTCGAGGTGGTCCGCGAGGACACCGGGGTGCTGCTGCCGACCCCGGCGGTGGCCCGGCGCGCGGCCGAACTGGCCCGCGCCCACGACTGCGACTCGGTCTGGTTCGGCGCGGCCGCCCCGCTCGGGCTGCTGGCCGACGGGCTGCGCCGCCGGGCCGGGGTGACCCGGGCCGTCGGGCTGACCCACGGCCACGAGATCGGCTGGGCGGCGTTGCCGGGCGCCCGCCAGTTGCTGCGCCGCATCGCCGACGGCGCGGACGTGCTGACCTACCTGGGCGAGTATCAGCGGGTCAGGCTCGCCCGTGCGCTGGGCGAGCGCACCGAGCTGCACCGGCTCGCGCCGGGGGTCGACGTGGACGCGTTCCACCCCGATGTGGACGGTGCCGCCGTGCGCGCCCGGTACGGCCTCACGGACCGGCCGGTGATCGTGTGCGTGTCCCGGCTGGTGCCGCGCAAGGGTCAGGACACGCTCATCCGCGCGCTGCCCGAGGTCCGCCGCCGGGTGCCCGGGGCGGCGCTGCTGCTGGGCAGCGGCGGCCCGTACCGCAAGACGTTGGCGCGGCTGGCCCGCGAGCACGGCGTCGAGTCCGATGTGGTCTTCACCGGCTCGGTGCCCTGGGCGGAGCTGCCCGCCCTGTTCGCGGCCGGCGACGTGTACGCGATGCCGTGCCGCACCCGGGCGGCCGGGCTCGACGTGGAGGGGCTCGGCATCGTCTACCTGGAGGCGTCCGCCACCGGCCTGCCGGTCGTCGGCGGCGACTCGGGCGGCGCCCCCGACGCGGTCCGCGACGGCGAGACCGGGTACGTGGTCGGCGGGCGGGATCTCGCCGCGCTCACCGAGCGGCTGGTGGAGCTGCTGTCCGACCCGGCCAAGGCGCGGGCGATGGGCGCGGCGGGCCGGGCGTGGGTCGAACGGGAGTGGCGCTGGGAGCAGCAGGCGGACCGGATGGCGGCCCTGCTCCGCACGTGA
- a CDS encoding response regulator, whose translation MSTSPLPTTRTKVLLVDDHDLIRKGLRHAFERDRQFEVVGEAATAAEAVRQAGALQPDVVIMDLRLPDGSGLEATRALRKNNANMGIVVLTMYAGDDQLFGALEAGASAFVPKTAPADEVVAAARHAASAPSAFTAADLAEAMKRRLAPSGPQLSPREGQVLRLLADGMSVAGIAKQLFVSESTAKTHISKLYEKLGAANRAQALMTALRLGLLEAPDAPKF comes from the coding sequence ATGTCGACCAGTCCGCTGCCGACGACCCGCACCAAGGTGCTGCTTGTCGACGATCATGATCTGATCCGTAAGGGGCTGCGGCACGCATTCGAGCGGGACCGGCAGTTCGAGGTCGTCGGTGAGGCGGCCACGGCCGCGGAGGCGGTCCGGCAGGCCGGTGCCCTGCAGCCCGACGTCGTCATCATGGACCTGCGCCTACCGGACGGCAGTGGCCTGGAGGCCACCCGGGCGCTGCGCAAGAACAACGCCAACATGGGCATCGTCGTGCTGACCATGTACGCGGGTGACGACCAGCTCTTCGGCGCCCTGGAGGCGGGTGCCAGCGCGTTCGTCCCGAAGACGGCACCGGCCGACGAGGTGGTCGCGGCCGCCCGGCACGCCGCGAGCGCGCCCAGCGCGTTCACGGCCGCCGATCTGGCCGAGGCGATGAAGCGGCGGCTCGCCCCGTCCGGACCGCAACTGTCGCCGCGCGAGGGTCAGGTGCTGCGCCTGCTGGCCGACGGCATGAGCGTGGCGGGCATCGCCAAGCAGTTGTTCGTCAGCGAGTCCACGGCGAAGACGCACATCTCCAAGCTGTACGAGAAGCTGGGTGCGGCCAACCGCGCGCAGGCCCTGATGACCGCGCTGCGGCTCGGGCTGCTCGAAGCGCCGGACGCGCCGAAGTTCTGA
- a CDS encoding GAF domain-containing sensor histidine kinase, which translates to MPTSASTPARVQPLAVAARIVMLALVGALTLIATQDLAELRWIALLAVAALPALLTPDHRIAAPLGRFAEVTITGLAAGSVAAAADLTGTVDAGFGAEAVLPYLAVPLLTAALRRRPTEGAALLGVAAVAMVAGGLMGGDVPPITQPGYLAACGQWLVLGAIVTFAADTMRQLMQPAEQQPQPYAEATRLLTQLRSVARSLPGATLDPGGISEHLLEELRAAAPGNRAAVLSASGGGRLVVLAQTGAERVDWEVTLDADSAIADAWASQQPQVASRSQARTHAGAEVSSLVVPLVAGVRTIGLVILESDVPQAYPPAVVSGVLEVTGPAALRLEAALLFDDVRSLATNEERQRLAREIHDGVAQELVMVGYGIDNAQATLPEGAEETAEELRILRGEVTRVITELRLSLFELRSEVDRNGGLAAAIAEYARTLGTSAGLRVHFTFDESTARLPAATEAELLRIAQEAITNARKHAGASNLWVTCTVDPPYAEIEVSDDGKGFADDRPDGRYGLAIMAERAERIRGRLEIRPRHPSGTTVAVKLGTSTRRDSVRDSVSAPEGE; encoded by the coding sequence GTGCCAACCTCAGCTAGCACCCCCGCGCGGGTCCAACCGCTCGCGGTGGCCGCCCGTATCGTCATGCTCGCCCTGGTCGGTGCCCTGACCCTGATCGCCACCCAGGATCTCGCGGAGCTGCGCTGGATCGCCCTGCTGGCCGTCGCCGCGCTGCCGGCGCTGCTCACCCCGGACCACCGGATCGCGGCGCCGCTGGGCCGGTTCGCGGAGGTCACCATCACCGGCCTGGCGGCCGGGTCGGTGGCCGCCGCCGCGGACCTGACCGGCACGGTCGACGCGGGCTTCGGCGCCGAGGCGGTGCTGCCGTACCTGGCGGTGCCGCTGCTCACCGCGGCGCTGCGGCGCCGGCCCACCGAGGGCGCGGCGCTGCTGGGCGTGGCCGCGGTGGCGATGGTCGCGGGCGGGCTGATGGGCGGGGACGTCCCGCCGATCACCCAACCGGGATATCTGGCCGCCTGCGGGCAGTGGCTGGTGCTGGGCGCGATCGTCACGTTCGCGGCCGACACCATGCGCCAGCTCATGCAGCCCGCCGAGCAGCAGCCGCAACCGTACGCGGAGGCCACCCGCCTGCTCACCCAGCTGCGCAGCGTGGCCCGGTCCCTGCCCGGCGCCACCCTCGACCCGGGCGGCATCTCGGAGCACCTGCTGGAGGAGTTGCGGGCGGCGGCGCCGGGCAACCGCGCGGCCGTGCTGTCGGCCAGCGGGGGTGGCCGCCTGGTGGTGCTCGCCCAGACCGGCGCCGAACGCGTCGACTGGGAGGTCACCCTCGACGCGGACTCCGCCATCGCGGACGCCTGGGCCTCCCAGCAGCCGCAGGTGGCCAGCCGGTCGCAGGCCCGTACGCATGCCGGCGCGGAGGTGTCCTCGCTAGTCGTGCCGCTGGTCGCGGGCGTACGCACGATCGGGTTGGTGATCCTGGAGTCCGACGTGCCGCAGGCCTACCCGCCGGCCGTGGTGTCGGGGGTGCTGGAGGTGACCGGCCCGGCGGCGTTGCGGCTGGAGGCGGCGCTGCTGTTCGACGACGTCCGGTCGCTGGCGACCAACGAGGAACGCCAGCGACTCGCCCGGGAGATCCACGACGGAGTGGCCCAGGAACTGGTCATGGTCGGCTACGGGATCGACAACGCGCAGGCCACCCTCCCCGAGGGAGCCGAGGAGACGGCCGAGGAACTGCGGATCCTGCGTGGCGAGGTGACCCGGGTGATCACGGAGTTGCGGCTGAGCCTGTTCGAGCTGCGCTCGGAGGTGGACCGCAACGGCGGCCTGGCCGCGGCGATCGCCGAGTACGCCCGCACTCTGGGCACCTCGGCGGGGCTGCGGGTGCACTTCACGTTCGACGAGTCGACGGCCCGGCTGCCCGCCGCCACCGAGGCGGAACTGCTGCGCATCGCCCAGGAGGCGATCACCAACGCGCGCAAGCACGCCGGTGCGTCTAATCTGTGGGTCACCTGCACGGTGGACCCGCCGTACGCGGAGATCGAGGTCTCAGACGACGGCAAGGGTTTCGCGGACGACCGCCCCGACGGGAGGTACGGCCTTGCGATCATGGCCGAGAGAGCGGAACGTATCCGGGGCCGTCTGGAGATCAGACCGCGACACCCCAGCGGGACAACCGTTGCGGTAAAGCTTGGAACTTCGACTCGGCGCGATAGCGTGCGGGATAGCGTTTCTGCACCAGAAGGAGAGTAA
- a CDS encoding SRPBCC family protein, giving the protein MADTSTQSIQVHAPLDRVAAVICDFPAYPQWADAMKEVEVIEEYEDGYASQVRYVIDAGVMNDEYTLQYEYAEDLSRVEWHLVAPSKTQKSQRGSYDLADNGDGTTTVTYTLEVELAIGMLGMFRRKAEKMIMDTALKQLKRRVESLAGA; this is encoded by the coding sequence ATGGCGGACACCTCGACGCAGTCCATCCAGGTCCATGCGCCCCTCGACCGGGTGGCCGCGGTGATCTGTGACTTCCCGGCGTACCCGCAGTGGGCGGACGCGATGAAGGAAGTCGAGGTCATCGAGGAGTACGAGGACGGCTACGCCAGCCAGGTCCGCTACGTCATCGACGCGGGCGTGATGAACGACGAGTACACGCTGCAGTACGAGTACGCCGAGGACCTGTCGCGCGTCGAGTGGCACCTGGTCGCCCCGTCGAAGACGCAGAAGTCCCAGCGCGGCTCCTACGACCTGGCCGACAACGGCGACGGCACCACCACGGTCACGTACACCCTCGAGGTGGAACTCGCGATCGGCATGCTCGGCATGTTCCGCCGAAAGGCCGAGAAGATGATCATGGATACGGCGCTGAAGCAGCTCAAACGCCGCGTCGAGAGCCTCGCCGGGGCCTGA
- a CDS encoding ROK family glucokinase: protein MTLTIGVDVGGTKVAGGVVDEQGNVLAQVRRDTPADDQAGTRDTIVAVAAELAAAYPSAMAIGIGAAAWIDATGSTVLFAPNLAWHDEPLRDYVAKAVGLPTVLENDANVAAWAEFRFGAARQAEDSMVMITVGTGIGGGVVLNGALWRGANGIAGELGHIQSVPDGHPCGCGRLGCIEQYASGNALVRFARAGAMRDPERGAGLLVLSEGDPHRISGRMVTEAAQEGDEVARDAFAQVGYWLGVALADLAQVFDPQVLVVGGGVVEAGELLLAPTERAYRDQLAQRRRFPVAEIRPAEAGNAAGVVGAADLARRI from the coding sequence GTGACGCTGACCATCGGAGTCGACGTCGGCGGAACCAAGGTTGCCGGTGGGGTGGTCGACGAGCAGGGCAACGTGCTGGCGCAGGTGCGCCGGGACACGCCCGCCGACGACCAGGCCGGTACCCGGGACACGATCGTGGCCGTGGCCGCCGAGCTGGCCGCGGCGTACCCGTCCGCCATGGCCATCGGGATCGGCGCCGCCGCGTGGATCGACGCGACCGGGTCGACGGTGCTCTTCGCGCCGAACCTGGCGTGGCACGACGAGCCCCTGCGCGACTACGTGGCCAAGGCCGTCGGCCTGCCCACCGTGCTGGAGAACGACGCGAACGTCGCGGCGTGGGCCGAGTTCCGCTTCGGCGCCGCCCGCCAGGCCGAGGACTCGATGGTCATGATCACCGTCGGGACGGGTATCGGCGGCGGGGTGGTGCTCAACGGCGCGCTGTGGCGCGGTGCGAACGGCATCGCCGGGGAGCTGGGCCACATCCAGTCGGTGCCCGACGGCCACCCCTGCGGCTGCGGCCGGCTGGGCTGCATCGAGCAGTACGCCAGCGGCAACGCCCTGGTCCGCTTCGCGCGGGCGGGTGCGATGCGTGACCCGGAGCGCGGCGCCGGCCTGCTCGTGTTGTCCGAGGGCGACCCGCACCGGATCAGCGGCCGCATGGTCACCGAGGCCGCCCAGGAAGGCGACGAGGTGGCCCGCGACGCGTTCGCGCAGGTCGGCTACTGGCTCGGGGTGGCGCTGGCCGACCTGGCGCAGGTCTTCGACCCGCAGGTGCTGGTGGTCGGCGGCGGCGTGGTCGAGGCCGGGGAGCTCCTGCTGGCCCCCACCGAACGGGCGTACCGGGATCAGCTGGCCCAGCGGCGCCGCTTCCCGGTGGCCGAGATCAGGCCGGCGGAGGCGGGCAACGCGGCCGGGGTGGTGGGCGCCGCCGACCTCGCCCGGCGGATCTAG
- a CDS encoding endonuclease/exonuclease/phosphatase family protein, with the protein MAGVPLRVLSYNVHGLRDDRAALVGLVRDLAPDLMIVQEAPRRFRWRHKCAALADDFGLVVAAGGLPSLGNLLLVNLRVKVHETWCLRYPLTPGRHLRGAAFARCSVKGARFTVTGSHLATDPAERPSQAERWKTAVAALDGPLVVGADLNEGPGGGAWRTVADGLTDTVDGGGAPTFPATLPRQRIDGLFVSPDVVVAAHEVVDTDRARRASDHLPVLADLLLPSS; encoded by the coding sequence GTGGCCGGGGTTCCGTTGCGGGTACTGAGCTACAACGTCCACGGCCTGCGTGACGACCGGGCCGCCCTGGTCGGCCTGGTCCGTGACCTCGCCCCCGACCTGATGATCGTGCAGGAGGCGCCGCGCCGGTTCCGCTGGCGGCACAAGTGCGCCGCCCTCGCGGACGACTTCGGCCTGGTCGTCGCGGCGGGCGGGCTGCCGTCGCTGGGCAACCTGCTGCTGGTCAACCTCCGGGTCAAGGTGCATGAGACGTGGTGCCTGCGCTACCCGCTGACCCCGGGGCGGCACCTGCGCGGCGCGGCGTTCGCGCGCTGCTCGGTCAAGGGCGCGCGGTTCACCGTGACCGGCTCGCACCTGGCCACCGACCCGGCGGAACGGCCCAGCCAGGCCGAGCGGTGGAAGACCGCGGTCGCGGCGCTGGACGGCCCGCTGGTGGTGGGCGCCGACCTGAACGAGGGGCCGGGCGGCGGTGCCTGGCGTACGGTCGCCGACGGCCTCACCGACACCGTGGACGGCGGCGGCGCCCCGACCTTCCCCGCGACCCTGCCGCGGCAGCGCATCGACGGGCTGTTCGTCTCGCCCGACGTCGTCGTCGCCGCCCACGAGGTGGTGGACACCGACCGGGCCCGGCGGGCCAGCGACCACCTGCCCGTCCTCGCGGATCTGTTGCTGCCTTCCTCGTAG
- a CDS encoding flavin-containing monooxygenase, with the protein MHDTGEVADRRAAVCVIGAGASGLAAIKNLREHGFAVDCYERETSVGGAWNWRHHRSPVYAGTRLVTSRARTEFPDFPMPDTWPDYPDHTRLLSYLERYCEHFGLAEHIWFGTEVVSVVPAGDGSWDVTTQSPGGGASHTQRYAAVVVANGHNWAPYLPEFPGADSYRGRLIHAAMCKDPAQLRGRRVLIVGGGNTGCDLAVAGAQHAAEVWHSTRRGHWYGPRYLAGRPVDQVQARLLRRRVPSPLRRWLYRRALRLVVGDLTRHGVAPPPHRPDLGHPVRNGQLAEYLHDGRIVAVPDIARFDAVGVTLADGRHIEPDLVVAATGYRPQFEFLAPELLDTDAEGRPDLHLHAFARQHPTLAVVGLLEPDAGLLPLAHWQSVAVARWLRLYATDRARAAQVQRRESTRAPRGWSGRRAGPAPRDWFAVESTRYLRALEDLLTRLEPA; encoded by the coding sequence GTGCACGACACCGGAGAGGTCGCGGACCGCCGCGCGGCGGTGTGTGTGATCGGCGCGGGCGCCAGCGGCCTGGCGGCGATCAAGAACCTGCGCGAGCACGGCTTCGCCGTCGACTGCTACGAACGCGAGACGTCCGTCGGCGGCGCCTGGAACTGGCGCCACCACCGCAGCCCCGTGTACGCGGGCACCCGGCTGGTCACCTCCCGGGCGCGTACCGAGTTCCCCGACTTCCCGATGCCGGACACCTGGCCGGACTACCCCGACCACACCCGCCTGCTGTCCTACCTGGAGCGCTACTGCGAGCACTTCGGCCTGGCCGAGCACATCTGGTTCGGCACCGAGGTGGTCTCGGTGGTGCCGGCCGGCGACGGCAGCTGGGACGTGACCACGCAGAGCCCCGGCGGCGGCGCCTCCCACACCCAGCGGTACGCCGCGGTGGTCGTCGCCAACGGCCACAACTGGGCGCCGTACCTGCCCGAGTTCCCCGGCGCGGACTCCTACCGGGGCCGGTTGATCCACGCGGCGATGTGCAAGGACCCGGCCCAGCTGCGCGGGCGCCGGGTGCTGATCGTGGGGGGAGGCAACACCGGCTGCGACCTCGCGGTCGCGGGCGCCCAGCACGCCGCCGAGGTGTGGCACTCCACCCGGCGCGGCCACTGGTACGGCCCCCGGTACCTCGCCGGGCGCCCCGTCGATCAGGTGCAGGCGCGGCTGCTGCGCCGCCGGGTGCCGTCGCCGCTGCGCCGGTGGCTCTACCGCCGGGCGCTGCGCCTGGTCGTGGGTGACCTGACCCGCCACGGCGTCGCACCGCCGCCGCACCGCCCCGACCTGGGACATCCGGTCCGCAACGGCCAGCTGGCCGAGTACCTGCACGACGGCCGGATCGTCGCCGTGCCGGACATCGCCCGCTTCGACGCGGTCGGCGTCACGCTGGCCGACGGGCGGCACATCGAGCCGGACCTGGTGGTGGCGGCGACCGGCTACCGGCCACAGTTCGAGTTCCTCGCCCCGGAACTGCTCGACACCGACGCCGAGGGGCGACCCGACCTGCACCTGCACGCGTTCGCCCGGCAACACCCCACCCTCGCGGTGGTGGGTCTGCTGGAGCCGGACGCGGGGCTGTTGCCGCTGGCGCACTGGCAGAGCGTCGCCGTCGCCCGCTGGCTGCGCCTGTACGCCACCGACCGGGCCCGCGCCGCGCAGGTGCAGCGCCGCGAGTCGACCCGCGCGCCGCGCGGCTGGTCGGGCCGCCGGGCCGGGCCGGCGCCACGCGACTGGTTCGCGGTGGAATCCACACGCTACCTGCGGGCCCTGGAGGACCTTCTGACCCGCCTGGAGCCGGCGTGA
- a CDS encoding alpha/beta hydrolase: MRSDLLRFADWSSPVRPVARELSSALPDGDEGRPPLLFVPGLGHGPWAFTEHWLGHAARRGFPAHAVGLRERGDLRAYAHDVVQTAASLPRQAVLIGHGAGALVVSRALARYPARAGVLVAPVLDGWAGLGAALRANPLGTLPAIVGGALRLSRRQLFSPELPVEQADAYRGRLVPAGARAQWQLLAHRAAPRPVGSPPVLVVGSPDDRVVPRAALDRTAARFGAAPLLFPGMGHDLMLDAGWAEPIDAILDWLGKELPPTTP; this comes from the coding sequence GTGAGATCCGACCTGCTGCGGTTCGCCGACTGGAGTTCCCCGGTGCGCCCGGTCGCCCGGGAGCTGAGCAGCGCCCTGCCCGACGGCGACGAGGGCCGGCCGCCACTGTTGTTCGTGCCGGGGCTCGGGCACGGCCCGTGGGCGTTCACCGAGCACTGGCTGGGCCACGCCGCCCGGCGCGGCTTCCCCGCCCACGCGGTGGGCCTGCGGGAGCGCGGCGACCTGCGGGCGTACGCCCACGACGTGGTGCAGACGGCCGCGAGCCTGCCCCGCCAGGCCGTCCTCATCGGGCACGGCGCCGGGGCGCTGGTGGTGTCCCGCGCCCTGGCCCGCTACCCGGCCCGCGCCGGGGTGCTCGTCGCGCCGGTGCTGGACGGCTGGGCGGGGCTGGGTGCCGCGCTGCGCGCCAACCCGCTGGGCACGCTGCCCGCGATCGTCGGTGGTGCGCTGCGGCTGAGCCGGCGCCAGTTGTTCAGCCCGGAACTGCCGGTCGAGCAGGCGGACGCGTACCGGGGGCGGCTGGTGCCGGCGGGGGCCCGCGCCCAGTGGCAGCTGCTGGCGCACCGGGCCGCGCCCCGGCCGGTCGGCTCCCCGCCCGTACTCGTGGTGGGCAGTCCGGACGACCGGGTGGTGCCGCGGGCCGCGCTGGACCGCACGGCCGCCCGCTTCGGCGCGGCGCCGCTGCTGTTCCCCGGCATGGGCCACGACCTCATGCTGGACGCGGGCTGGGCGGAGCCGATCGACGCCATCCTGGACTGGCTCGGCAAGGAACTGCCCCCCACCACCCCATAA
- a CDS encoding alpha,alpha-trehalose-phosphate synthase (UDP-forming) yields the protein MRQSSLVVVANRLPLDDNAAPDGACEWRRSPGGLTSALHTILEQTPATWVGWAGGLGPAPALPDIGSLRIRPVALSETELRGYYEGFANSTLWPLYHDAVEPPVFDRDWWETYQAVNVRFAQATAEVAEAGAAVWVQDYHLSLVPRYLRALRPDLLIGFFLHVPFPPPELFMQLPRRIELLRGMLGADLVGFQRPQAAHNVAQLAAKLLAAQSTDDQITLADGRQVRTGAFPVSIDVAEMQSLARRPSVVTRARQLRRDLGEPRRVLLSVDRLDYTKGIEHRLTAYSELLRDGRIKVRDTVVVQVAVPSRERVDSYRALRDRIEGEVGRINGEYGRVGEAAIHYLNQPFDRAELAALYRTADVMVVTPLRDGMNLVAKEFVAAREDGAGALVLSEFAGAADELQDAFLVNPHDVDGLKDTLLRAMRAEPADLRARMGAMREHLRGHDIIAWARAYLTALDDSGRLANQLPLAGGPKARGAAAKARAIIPRSRSVARRRPPA from the coding sequence GTGCGTCAGAGCTCTCTCGTCGTCGTCGCCAACCGCCTGCCCCTCGATGACAACGCCGCGCCCGACGGCGCGTGCGAGTGGCGGCGCAGCCCCGGCGGCCTCACCAGCGCCCTGCACACCATCCTCGAGCAGACCCCGGCCACCTGGGTCGGCTGGGCCGGAGGCCTCGGGCCCGCCCCCGCGCTGCCGGACATCGGCAGCCTGCGCATCCGGCCGGTGGCGCTGAGCGAGACGGAACTGCGCGGCTACTACGAGGGATTCGCCAACTCGACCCTGTGGCCGCTGTACCACGACGCGGTCGAGCCCCCGGTGTTCGACCGCGACTGGTGGGAGACGTACCAGGCGGTCAACGTCCGGTTCGCGCAGGCCACGGCCGAGGTCGCCGAAGCCGGCGCAGCGGTGTGGGTGCAGGACTACCACCTGAGCCTGGTACCGCGGTACCTGCGGGCGCTGCGCCCCGACCTGCTCATCGGCTTCTTCCTGCACGTGCCGTTCCCGCCGCCCGAGCTGTTCATGCAACTGCCCCGCCGGATCGAGCTGCTGCGCGGCATGCTCGGCGCCGACCTCGTCGGGTTCCAGCGGCCCCAGGCGGCGCACAACGTCGCCCAGCTCGCCGCGAAACTGCTGGCCGCCCAGTCCACCGACGACCAGATCACGCTGGCCGACGGCCGGCAGGTGCGCACCGGGGCGTTCCCCGTCTCCATCGACGTCGCCGAGATGCAGTCGCTGGCCCGCCGCCCGTCGGTGGTCACCCGGGCCCGCCAGTTGCGCCGCGACCTCGGCGAACCCCGGCGGGTACTGCTCAGTGTGGACCGGCTCGACTACACCAAGGGCATCGAGCACCGGCTGACCGCATACAGCGAGCTGTTGCGCGACGGCCGGATCAAGGTACGCGACACCGTCGTGGTCCAGGTGGCGGTGCCCAGCCGGGAACGGGTGGACAGCTACCGGGCCCTGCGCGACCGGATCGAGGGCGAGGTGGGACGCATCAACGGCGAGTACGGCCGGGTCGGCGAGGCCGCCATCCACTACCTCAACCAGCCGTTCGACCGCGCCGAGCTGGCGGCGCTGTACCGGACCGCCGACGTCATGGTGGTGACCCCGCTGCGCGACGGCATGAACCTGGTCGCCAAGGAGTTCGTGGCGGCCCGCGAGGACGGGGCGGGCGCCCTCGTGCTCAGCGAGTTCGCGGGGGCCGCCGACGAACTGCAGGACGCGTTCCTGGTGAATCCGCACGACGTGGACGGGCTCAAGGACACCCTGCTGCGGGCGATGCGGGCCGAACCCGCCGACCTGCGTGCCCGGATGGGCGCCATGCGCGAGCACCTGCGCGGGCACGACATCATCGCGTGGGCCCGGGCGTACCTGACCGCGCTGGACGACAGCGGGCGGCTGGCGAACCAACTGCCCCTGGCCGGGGGGCCGAAGGCGCGCGGCGCGGCGGCGAAGGCGCGGGCCATCATCCCCCGCTCCCGATCCGTGGCCCGCCGCCGCCCCCCGGCCTGA